The proteins below are encoded in one region of Paramisgurnus dabryanus chromosome 2, PD_genome_1.1, whole genome shotgun sequence:
- the lrrc8c gene encoding volume-regulated anion channel subunit LRRC8C, with product MIPVTEFRQFTEQQPAFRVLKPWWDVFTDYLSVIMLMIGVFGCTLQVMQDKIICLPQRTNQTELTNPSVPLTPVSSVTVRELKGLKTNLDIQQYSYINQMCYEKALHWYAKYFPYLVLIHTIIFMVCSNFWFKFPGSSSKIEHFISILGKCFDSPWTTRALSEVSGENPEEKDNKKNSASRSNLNIPATEGNLEMTQSLRSIPEKIVVDKPAPSVLDKKEGEQAKALFEKVKKFRLHVEEGDILYMMYVRQTVVKVFKFILIVSYSSVLVSKVKFTVRCTVDTQEMTGYQHFFCNHTTAHLFSKLSYCYLCFVIVYGLTCLYTSYWLFYRSLKEYSFEYVRQETGIDDIPDVKNDFAFMLHMIDQYDPLYSKRFAVFLSEVSENKLKQLNLNHEWTADKLRQKLLTNSNNRLELQLFMLSGLPDTIFEVTELQSLKLEIINNVTIPAAIAQLEDLQELSLYQCSLKIHSAATSFLKENLKVLRVKFDDMRELPQWLYVLRSLEELHLIGALCSDASKNVTLDSLRELKSLKILTLRSNFTKIPQSIVDVASHLQRLCICNDGTKLVMLNNLKKMVNLIELELVHCDLERIPHAIFSLSNLQTLDLKENNIRSIEEIISFQHLRKLVCLKLWHNSITFIPEHIKKLGSLERLYLSHNKIEILPSHLFLCNKLRYLDLSNNDIRFIPPEVGVLQSLQYFSVSCNKIENIPDELFFCKKLKTLKLGRNSLSILSPKISYLSALTHLELKGNHFEFLPAELGCCRSLKRSGLVIEDALFETLPSDIREQMQTE from the exons ATGATTCCAGTGACAGAATTCCGGCAGTTCACAGAACAGCAGCCAGCGTTCCGAGTTCTAAAACCATGGTGGGATGTGTTTACAGACTACTTGTCTGTGATTATGCTCATGATAGGCGTGTTTGGGTGCACTCTGCAG GTAATGCAAGACAAAATCATATGCCTTCCTCAAAGGACAAATCAGACTGAGCTGACAAACCCATCTGTTCCCTTAACTCCTGTGTCCTCAGTGACTGTTAGAGAGCTGAAAGGACTGAAGACCAACTTGGATATCCAGCAATACAGCTACATAAATCAGATGTGTTACGAAAAAGCACTGCATTGGTATGCAAAGTACTTTCCTTACCTGGTTCTCATACATACCATCATTTTCATGGTGTGTAGCAATTTCTGGTTTAAATTTCCTGGCTCTAGCTCGAAAATTGAGCACTTTATATCCATCCTGGGCAAGTGCTTTGACTCTCCATGGACTACAAGAGCTTTGTCTGAAGTTTCGGGGGAAAACCCTGAAGAGAAAGACAACAAAAAGAACAGTGCTAGTAGGTCAAACCTCAATATTCCAGCTACTGAGGGAAACTTGGAGATGACTCAATCTCTCAGATCCATTCCTGAAAAAATAGTAGTTGACAAGCCAGCACCAAGCGTCCTTGACAAGAAAGAGGGCGAGCAAGCCAAAGCCTTGTTTGAGAAGGTCAAAAAATTTCGCCTTCATGTCGAGGAGGGCGATATTTTGTATATGATGTATGTCCGTCAGACCGTTGTGAAAGTATTCAAGTTTATCCTTATAGTTTCTTACAGCAGTGTGCTGGTGTCAAAGGTTAAGTTTACTGTAAGATGTACTGTGGACACACAGGAAATGACGGGTTACCAGCATTTCTTTTGCAATCACACAACGGCCCACTTGTTCTCTAAGCTTTCCTACTGTTACTTGTGTTTTGTGATCGTTTACGGACTCACATGCCTTTATACGTCCTATTGGCTGTTCTATCGATCTCTGAAAGAGTACTCGTTTGAATATGTAAGACAAGAGACTGGAATTGATGACATCCCAGATGTGAAAAATGATTTTGCTTTCATGTTACATATGATTGATCAGTATGATCCCTTGTACTCCAAGAGGTTTGCCGTGTTTCTGTCCGAGGTCAGTGAAAACAAACTTAAACAGCTTAACCTCAACCATGAGTGGACCGCTGACAAGCTTCGACAGAAGCTGCTGACGAATAGCAACAACAGGCTTGAGCTTCAGCTCTTTATGCTTTCTGGTCTCCCAGATACCATCTTTGAGGTTACAGAGCTGCAGTCTTTGAAGCTAGAGATCATTAATAATGTTACCATACCAGCAGCCATTGCCCAGCTTGAGGATCTCCAGGAGCTTTCGTTGTACCAGTGCTCCCTCAAGATCCACAGCGCAGCCACCTCGTTCCTCAAAGAAAACTTGAAGGTGTTGCGAGTGAAGTTTGATGATATGCGCGAACTTCCACAGTGGTTGTACGTGTTGCGGAGCTTGGAGGAACTCCATCTGATTGGAGCTTTGTGTTCTGATGCATCAAAGAATGTAACGCTAGACTCTCTGAGAGAGCTCAAATCGCTAAAGATCCTGACACTGAGGAGTAACTTTACCAAGATCCCTCAGTCTATTGTAGACGTTGCCAGCCATCTACAGCGTCTCTGTATTTGCAATGATGGCACCAAGCTGGTCATGCTGAACAACCTGAAAAAGATGGTGAATCTCATAGAACTCGAGTTGGTGCACTGCGACCTGGAACGAATACCACATGCCATTTTCAGCCTAAGTAATTTGCAGACATTAGATCTGAAGGAGAACAATATACGTTCCATTGAAGAAATTATCAGCTTCCAGCACCTCCGTAAGCTGGTCTGTTTGAAGCTTTGGCACAATAGCATCACCTTTATACCTGAACACATCAAAAAGCTTGGCAGCTTGGAGCGCCTCTACCTTAGTCACAATAAGATTGAGATCTTGCCCTCACACTTGTTCCTCTGCAACAAACTGCGCTACCTCGATCTTTCGAACAATGACATCCGCTTCATCCCACCTGAGGTAGGAGTTCTTCAGAGCCTCCAATACTTCTCCGTTAGTTGTAACAAAATCGAAAATATTCCGGATGAACTCTTCTTCTGTAAGAAGCTAAAAACTCTCAAGCTTGGCAGGAACTCGCTGTCCATCCTCTCACCAAAGATTTCTTACCTAAGTGCACTGACTCACTTGGAGTTAAAGGGCAATCACTTTGAGTTCTTGCCTGCTGAACTAGGCTGTTGTCGATCCTTGAAGAGGAGCGGACTTGTGATAGAAGATGCGCTGTTTGAGACGCTGCCCTCTGACATCAGGGAACAGATGCAAACAGAGTGA